In the Sediminitomix flava genome, one interval contains:
- a CDS encoding RagB/SusD family nutrient uptake outer membrane protein, with protein MKFINKSIIALMAASMAFSSCENFLEEEPFESQTELNAFQSVEDVKKALIGSYNSIIEVGADYLHYSMNIPEMMSDNVYNTPSTGGGTVLIFGNFDFTVISGGLENAWFDGYILIDRANFTIAKLEEFTGEDAYLEEQIRGEALALRAMGHFDLLKNFGTSLDRNHSEANSGIPVMLASEVSYPSRNTVAEVYDQIFADLDEAISLLSGKGAVDIYRFNEVSVKALAARVALYAGDYANAAKYADDVITETSLLGADAFVSNWSSVSEGEVLFRAFSKVDDEYITGYWAANEAGVTRRASQELIDLYEAGDARYDAFFLEDATLGTLVKKFSTNDGGAFLQNRSLDVLRVSEMYLISAEAHFRTNNATQALTRLNTLRANRGVANLTSLSEQEILDERRRELAFEGHRFYDLKRLGKDLDRSAMADEPKVTVNNLPAGDKRWVFPIPRRELIVNPNLVQSPMWQ; from the coding sequence ATGAAATTCATAAATAAATCGATCATAGCACTTATGGCTGCTTCTATGGCTTTTAGCAGTTGTGAGAATTTTTTGGAAGAAGAGCCATTTGAAAGTCAGACGGAATTAAATGCATTCCAATCTGTAGAGGATGTTAAGAAAGCCTTGATTGGTTCATACAACTCAATTATTGAGGTAGGGGCAGACTACTTGCACTACAGTATGAATATCCCTGAAATGATGTCTGATAATGTATACAACACACCAAGTACTGGTGGAGGTACTGTACTTATCTTTGGTAACTTTGATTTCACAGTGATCAGTGGAGGATTAGAAAATGCGTGGTTTGATGGTTACATCTTAATCGACAGAGCTAACTTCACTATAGCTAAACTTGAAGAATTTACAGGTGAAGACGCGTATCTAGAGGAACAAATCAGAGGAGAAGCTCTTGCTTTGAGAGCGATGGGACACTTTGATCTTCTGAAAAACTTTGGTACATCATTAGATCGAAATCATTCTGAAGCAAATTCAGGTATTCCAGTAATGTTAGCTTCTGAAGTTTCTTACCCTTCAAGAAATACAGTCGCTGAAGTATATGATCAAATCTTCGCAGATCTTGATGAAGCTATTTCGCTTTTAAGTGGAAAAGGCGCTGTTGATATCTACCGTTTCAATGAAGTTAGTGTAAAAGCTCTTGCTGCACGTGTAGCACTTTATGCTGGAGATTATGCCAATGCTGCAAAATATGCTGATGACGTGATTACTGAGACTTCACTTTTAGGAGCTGATGCTTTTGTCTCAAATTGGAGTAGTGTGAGTGAAGGAGAAGTTCTTTTCAGAGCTTTCAGTAAAGTAGATGATGAATACATTACAGGATATTGGGCTGCGAATGAAGCAGGTGTAACGAGAAGAGCTTCTCAAGAGTTAATTGATCTATACGAAGCTGGTGATGCTAGATATGATGCTTTCTTCTTAGAGGATGCTACTCTTGGTACTTTAGTCAAAAAATTCTCTACTAACGATGGTGGAGCATTTCTTCAAAATAGATCTCTAGATGTCCTTAGAGTTAGTGAAATGTATTTAATCAGTGCTGAAGCACACTTCAGAACAAATAACGCCACTCAAGCTCTAACAAGACTAAATACGTTGAGAGCCAACAGAGGTGTTGCAAACCTTACTTCTCTTAGTGAGCAAGAAATCTTGGATGAAAGAAGAAGAGAGTTAGCTTTTGAAGGTCATCGTTTCTATGACCTCAAACGTTTGGGTAAGGACTTAGATAGAAGTGCTATGGCTGATGAGCCAAAGGTTACTGTTAATAACCTACCTGCTGGAGATAAAAGATGGGTATTCCCAATTCCAAGAAGAGAATTGATTGTAAATCCAAACTTGGTTCAATCTCCAATGTGGCAATAA
- a CDS encoding adenylosuccinate synthase translates to MDILLGMQWGDEGKGKVVDVLAPQYDVVARFQGGPNAGHTLEFEGQKYVLHQIPSGIFQDNTQNIIGNGVVLDLTILKDEIVKLEEAGFSVTDKLKMSKKTHLIIPSHRLLDAAYEKSKGKDKIGSTLKGIGPTYQDKSARVGLRTGDLFADNFKERYTKLVDQHKTILEFYDFDYSALAEMEAKFMEAVEYFKTKVEFVNSEYMINDALDAGKKVLAEGAQGSLLDIDFGSYPFVTSSNTFGAGASVGLGVAPNRQKNIYGIFKAYCTRVGAGPFPTELFDEVGKQIQQQGHEFGATTGRERRCGWLDLPALKYAVMLNGATELFMMKADVLNNFEEIKVCTSYKLKDGSITEEVPFDLEDVAEPIYDTLKGWNQEVNPSVDFDQLPAALLDYVKYIEDYIKVPITIVSLGPDRTETVMKNK, encoded by the coding sequence ATGGATATTTTACTCGGAATGCAATGGGGTGATGAGGGCAAAGGCAAGGTTGTCGATGTTCTAGCTCCTCAATATGATGTTGTTGCTCGTTTCCAAGGAGGACCAAATGCAGGGCATACTTTGGAATTTGAAGGACAAAAATATGTTCTTCACCAAATCCCTTCAGGTATCTTCCAAGACAATACCCAAAATATTATTGGTAATGGTGTAGTACTAGATTTGACAATCTTGAAAGATGAGATTGTAAAACTAGAAGAAGCAGGATTCTCTGTTACTGATAAACTAAAGATGTCTAAAAAGACACACTTGATTATCCCATCTCACCGTTTGCTTGATGCTGCTTACGAAAAAAGCAAAGGGAAAGATAAGATCGGTTCAACACTAAAAGGTATTGGCCCTACTTACCAAGATAAATCTGCTCGTGTAGGTCTTCGTACTGGAGATTTGTTCGCAGATAACTTCAAAGAGCGTTACACTAAGTTAGTAGATCAACATAAGACTATTCTTGAATTCTACGACTTCGATTATTCAGCTCTTGCTGAAATGGAAGCGAAATTCATGGAGGCTGTTGAGTACTTCAAAACTAAAGTTGAGTTCGTAAACAGCGAATACATGATCAACGATGCGCTTGATGCTGGTAAGAAAGTATTGGCTGAAGGTGCTCAAGGTTCTTTGCTGGATATCGATTTCGGATCTTATCCATTCGTAACAAGCTCAAATACATTTGGTGCTGGTGCTTCTGTAGGTCTTGGTGTTGCACCAAACCGTCAGAAAAACATTTACGGTATCTTCAAAGCTTACTGTACGCGTGTAGGTGCTGGTCCATTCCCTACGGAACTATTTGACGAAGTTGGAAAGCAAATCCAACAACAAGGTCATGAGTTTGGTGCTACTACAGGTCGTGAAAGACGTTGTGGTTGGTTAGATCTTCCTGCGCTTAAATATGCAGTAATGTTGAACGGTGCAACTGAGCTATTCATGATGAAAGCTGACGTATTGAACAACTTTGAAGAGATCAAGGTATGTACTTCATACAAATTGAAAGATGGTTCTATCACAGAAGAAGTACCATTCGATTTGGAAGATGTAGCTGAACCAATCTATGATACATTGAAAGGATGGAATCAAGAAGTTAACCCTTCAGTAGATTTCGATCAACTTCCTGCAGCGCTTCTTGACTACGTGAAGTATATCGAAGATTACATCAAGGTGCCTATCACTATCGTTTCTTTAGGTCCAGACCGTACTGAAACTGTAATGAAAAATAAATAA
- a CDS encoding SusC/RagA family TonB-linked outer membrane protein gives MKQLFSTILLLITFCAAGLAQERFIAGTVSDGTYPLPGVSVLIKDTTTGTVTGIDGEFKLSVPAGATTLEVRFVGYKTQLVEIGNQTNFEITLEEDLLQLQEVVVDGYSSQDVKKMTSTVAVVDATALEQRPVPTFEQALQGQVAGVQVNMNSKAPGAAASVKIRGTGSLAGANQALFIVDGVQVDGRTFATLNPNDFSSYQVLKDASAVAMYGSRGANGVVVVTTKAGSEKATLKLNSYMGFAEATTNGFDMMDSEQREQFEEMIQDGPTYAPGSYGYMLQEPNTDVTSNWFDEFYRTGITQSHQLSLSGGDDDSKYYISGNYFTQEGVVRKTGMERGTVRMNLSQKMGRLDVDLRTQVGIATIDNIYRNDAYNVLTMLPYYQSQDENGEYLPLDYNGSNAFERIDKGENSSSLLGIVSSLKLTYELTDFLKVWSRTGVEYDQERTKDAISPNSLYANLTPGDKGSLSVRNYQDYLVTGTSALQFDKSFGDHTISAGIFQEYILEDGITEGFDAYGFTDVVSPALHSPDIFQPSVTGAYDKRFTQMSYFANVDYDYKGKYILRGVYRRDGTSVFGENKKWGDFYSIGAGWVLSDEAFLQDSELIDNLKLRVSYGTVGNQGAISRYGSLATLSPISYNGRAGLYRDKPSNPDLQWEVSKQLNAGVDFALFGGKLGGSINYYNNNSFESFINTPLPYTSGFSSQTRNNAHLNNQGVELTLNSEFNLTQDLRVSLFANLTRNQSKAVELNEEGVEYRGVGQLQVDELANIEGEQLFLARAYDKVGVDPATGRLLFRNSDGSIVDDINQAERIVLGTTEAPWFGGFGTTFTWKGLELRALFNWEQGATKLNWDRVEIERVLYADQNHSTKLLDSWQKPGDISAYPKAESGQALFATTDHWEDASFLRLKNLSLAYTLPQTWTKKLGVEKARFYAQGENLYTFTSFTGIDPEMSTAVQSTNNGTGSTNVNNAYPLSKVLTFGVDLTF, from the coding sequence ATGAAGCAACTATTTTCTACCATTCTTCTGCTCATAACATTTTGCGCAGCAGGATTAGCACAAGAAAGGTTCATCGCAGGTACTGTTAGCGATGGAACTTATCCATTGCCAGGAGTTTCTGTACTTATTAAAGACACAACAACAGGTACAGTTACAGGGATAGATGGTGAATTTAAGTTATCGGTACCAGCTGGGGCTACAACTCTCGAAGTTAGATTTGTAGGTTATAAGACCCAACTAGTAGAGATAGGTAATCAAACTAATTTTGAAATTACTCTTGAAGAAGATCTTCTTCAATTACAAGAAGTCGTTGTTGATGGTTACTCATCACAAGACGTTAAAAAAATGACTTCTACTGTAGCTGTTGTAGACGCTACAGCACTTGAACAAAGACCAGTTCCTACTTTTGAACAAGCGCTTCAAGGACAAGTAGCCGGTGTGCAAGTAAACATGAACTCTAAAGCACCTGGTGCTGCCGCTTCTGTAAAAATTAGAGGTACAGGTTCTTTAGCTGGAGCTAACCAAGCTTTATTTATTGTAGATGGGGTACAAGTAGACGGAAGAACTTTCGCAACTCTTAACCCTAACGACTTTAGCTCTTATCAGGTTTTGAAAGATGCCTCTGCAGTAGCTATGTACGGTTCTAGAGGTGCTAATGGTGTAGTAGTTGTTACTACAAAAGCAGGTTCTGAAAAAGCTACTCTAAAACTTAACTCTTATATGGGTTTTGCTGAAGCTACAACAAATGGATTCGACATGATGGATTCAGAACAAAGAGAGCAGTTTGAAGAAATGATTCAAGATGGACCTACATATGCACCAGGAAGTTATGGCTACATGCTTCAAGAGCCAAATACAGATGTTACTTCTAACTGGTTTGATGAGTTCTATCGTACAGGTATTACGCAATCACACCAATTGAGTCTTTCAGGTGGTGATGATGATAGCAAATACTATATTTCAGGTAACTACTTCACGCAAGAAGGTGTAGTTCGTAAAACAGGTATGGAAAGAGGTACAGTTCGTATGAACCTTTCTCAAAAAATGGGACGATTAGATGTAGACCTAAGAACACAAGTGGGTATTGCAACGATCGATAACATTTATAGAAATGATGCATACAATGTACTTACAATGCTTCCATACTACCAAAGTCAAGATGAAAACGGAGAGTATCTTCCACTTGACTACAACGGTTCAAATGCATTTGAAAGAATTGATAAAGGTGAGAACTCAAGTTCTCTTCTAGGTATTGTTTCTAGTTTGAAGCTTACATATGAATTGACTGACTTCTTGAAAGTTTGGTCAAGAACAGGTGTTGAATACGACCAAGAGCGTACAAAAGATGCTATTTCCCCTAATAGCCTTTACGCAAACTTGACTCCTGGTGATAAAGGAAGCCTAAGTGTTCGTAACTATCAAGATTATTTAGTGACAGGTACAAGTGCTCTACAATTCGATAAATCTTTCGGTGACCACACAATTTCGGCTGGTATTTTCCAAGAATATATTTTGGAAGATGGTATTACAGAAGGATTTGATGCTTATGGATTCACTGATGTCGTTTCACCTGCATTACATTCTCCTGACATTTTCCAACCAAGTGTTACAGGTGCTTATGATAAGCGTTTTACTCAAATGTCTTATTTCGCAAATGTTGATTATGACTACAAAGGAAAATATATCTTAAGAGGGGTTTATCGTAGAGATGGTACTTCTGTATTTGGTGAAAACAAAAAATGGGGTGATTTCTACAGTATTGGTGCTGGTTGGGTTCTTTCTGACGAGGCATTCCTTCAAGATTCAGAATTGATTGACAACCTTAAGCTTCGCGTATCTTATGGTACTGTTGGTAACCAAGGAGCAATTAGCAGATACGGTTCTCTAGCAACTCTTAGCCCTATCAGTTATAATGGTAGAGCTGGTTTATACAGAGATAAGCCTTCAAACCCAGACTTACAATGGGAAGTTTCTAAGCAATTGAATGCTGGTGTTGACTTTGCTTTATTCGGAGGAAAACTTGGAGGTAGTATCAACTACTACAACAATAACTCCTTTGAATCATTCATCAATACGCCACTACCTTACACTTCTGGTTTCAGCAGTCAAACAAGAAACAATGCTCACTTGAATAACCAAGGGGTTGAGCTTACATTAAATTCTGAGTTTAACTTAACTCAAGATTTGAGAGTTTCACTTTTTGCTAACCTAACTCGTAATCAGTCTAAAGCAGTTGAGTTGAATGAAGAAGGTGTAGAATACAGAGGTGTTGGACAACTTCAAGTTGATGAACTTGCAAATATTGAAGGAGAGCAATTGTTCTTAGCTAGAGCTTACGATAAAGTAGGTGTAGACCCTGCTACTGGTCGTTTACTTTTCAGAAATTCTGATGGAAGCATTGTTGATGATATCAACCAAGCTGAAAGAATTGTTCTTGGAACTACTGAAGCACCTTGGTTTGGTGGATTTGGAACTACGTTCACATGGAAAGGACTTGAGCTTAGAGCTCTTTTCAACTGGGAGCAAGGAGCAACAAAACTAAACTGGGATAGAGTTGAGATTGAAAGAGTGCTTTATGCAGATCAAAACCACTCAACTAAACTGTTAGATTCTTGGCAAAAGCCAGGAGACATTTCTGCTTACCCTAAAGCAGAGTCAGGTCAAGCATTATTCGCAACAACTGACCATTGGGAAGATGCTTCTTTCTTAAGATTGAAAAACCTTTCGTTGGCATATACACTTCCTCAAACTTGGACAAAGAAACTAGGTGTTGAAAAAGCTAGATTCTACGCTCAAGGAGAGAACTTGTATACTTTCACATCTTTCACGGGTATTGACCCTGAAATGTCAACGGCTGTTCAGTCAACAAATAACGGTACAGGAAGTACTAATGTAAACAACGCTTACCCATTGAGTAAGGTACTTACATTCGGTGTTGACTTGACTTTCTAA
- a CDS encoding STAS domain-containing protein, translated as MIFDYYLHNDILLLRVEGDLLGLPHEAALVRIARLHLNENVKHCAVDLSDIKHINSRGMSLLIRILNLVDHLHGNMVLINPPAQTKKLLKITKLDLAFVTVDTRSEGVRLLRQQARG; from the coding sequence GTGATATTCGACTATTACTTACATAATGATATTCTTCTTCTGAGAGTTGAAGGAGATTTACTTGGCTTACCTCATGAAGCTGCACTTGTGAGAATAGCACGCCTACACCTAAACGAAAACGTGAAGCATTGTGCCGTAGACCTTTCAGATATAAAACATATCAATAGTCGTGGTATGAGCCTATTGATACGTATTCTGAACCTTGTAGACCATTTGCATGGCAATATGGTTTTGATAAACCCTCCCGCTCAAACCAAAAAGCTCCTAAAGATTACAAAATTAGATTTAGCGTTTGTCACTGTTGACACTCGCTCGGAAGGAGTGCGTTTGTTGCGTCAGCAAGCGAGAGGATAG
- a CDS encoding VRR-NUC domain-containing protein codes for MEKSQSNQQLEEGYYLLNFLKLIDFVCVQYDDLLSEEEKLFVEQFRSLSQDAQRLYVRLLSRKGPYFLSSKLQYKEVLSIENAITELIDDDFAKSNDRENAVVALYTLTKSELVDWLSVQSFPFPSSFTKAKKQTIISYLLEMENDSLWDAIDSSMNFISLEKLTYVQLFRLLFFGNLEQELHEFILEDLGVLKYENYPIRKEDRFFQTREVIEASFLMTNLKTELWLAQDAKDVDRVLELGEILLSYPFPERLTKRRAKACNQIGRFLETFKLWDQALFFYQQTEQSPSRERQSRVLDKVGEFEQALSICNEIMKNPKDDEEAEFAQMFGEKLKKKLELPFEKAKRVNYPTENLILKKIEVRVEQSVLQYYQTLGYDGFYTENLIWSALFGLAFWDIIFQPVPAVFFHAYQRGPVDLFQTEFREKREVEIAARLRELEEGQFLRKLVLERWDEKYLTANWLVSWKKVEKYQLETILDWLSSKQLVLLFDQMSKSLSDFRSGFPDLFIFHPKEDKYALVEVKGPGDQLRSNQRRWLRFFANHQIPHFVAKVKWDE; via the coding sequence GTGGAAAAATCGCAGTCTAACCAACAACTAGAAGAAGGTTATTACCTCCTAAATTTTTTAAAATTAATAGACTTTGTTTGTGTGCAATATGATGATCTTCTTTCCGAAGAGGAGAAATTATTTGTAGAACAATTCAGAAGTTTATCTCAAGATGCACAACGATTGTACGTTCGATTGTTGAGTAGGAAAGGGCCTTATTTTTTAAGCTCAAAACTTCAGTATAAAGAGGTATTATCAATAGAAAATGCAATTACTGAACTGATAGATGATGACTTTGCAAAAAGTAATGATCGAGAGAATGCAGTTGTTGCACTTTATACGCTAACGAAAAGTGAATTAGTTGATTGGTTAAGTGTACAGTCGTTTCCATTTCCAAGTAGTTTTACAAAGGCTAAAAAACAGACAATCATTTCGTATCTGTTAGAAATGGAAAATGATAGTCTTTGGGATGCAATCGATTCTTCCATGAATTTTATTAGCCTTGAAAAACTAACGTATGTTCAGTTATTCAGATTGTTGTTTTTCGGGAACCTCGAACAAGAGCTTCATGAGTTTATTTTGGAGGATTTGGGTGTACTCAAATATGAGAATTACCCAATTCGGAAAGAAGATCGTTTTTTTCAGACCAGAGAAGTTATAGAAGCGAGTTTTTTGATGACTAACCTTAAAACTGAATTATGGTTGGCACAAGACGCTAAAGATGTAGATCGGGTTTTAGAACTTGGAGAAATTCTTCTTTCGTATCCTTTTCCTGAACGTTTGACCAAAAGAAGAGCTAAAGCGTGCAATCAGATAGGGCGATTTTTGGAAACCTTTAAACTTTGGGATCAAGCATTATTTTTCTATCAGCAAACAGAGCAGTCTCCTTCAAGAGAAAGACAGAGTAGAGTTTTAGATAAAGTGGGGGAGTTTGAGCAAGCACTTTCGATCTGTAATGAAATCATGAAGAATCCGAAAGATGACGAAGAAGCTGAGTTTGCTCAGATGTTTGGTGAGAAGTTAAAGAAGAAATTAGAACTACCTTTTGAAAAAGCGAAACGAGTAAATTACCCGACAGAAAATTTGATATTGAAGAAAATCGAAGTTCGAGTAGAGCAAAGTGTTCTTCAGTATTATCAGACTTTAGGTTATGATGGATTTTATACCGAAAATTTGATTTGGTCTGCTTTATTTGGTTTAGCTTTTTGGGATATCATTTTTCAGCCTGTACCTGCGGTATTTTTTCATGCTTATCAACGTGGTCCTGTAGATTTGTTTCAAACAGAGTTTAGGGAGAAGAGAGAGGTTGAAATAGCTGCTCGATTAAGAGAATTAGAAGAGGGTCAATTCTTAAGGAAATTAGTCTTGGAACGTTGGGACGAAAAGTACTTGACAGCAAATTGGTTGGTGAGCTGGAAAAAAGTAGAAAAGTATCAACTAGAAACAATCTTGGATTGGCTGTCGAGTAAACAGCTCGTTTTACTTTTTGATCAGATGAGTAAAAGTTTGAGTGATTTTAGGTCTGGTTTTCCCGATCTATTTATTTTTCACCCAAAAGAAGATAAATATGCTTTGGTAGAAGTAAAAGGTCCCGGAGATCAGCTAAGATCGAACCAAAGAAGATGGTTACGTTTTTTTGCTAATCATCAGATTCCACATTTTGTAGCAAAAGTGAAATGGGATGAATAG
- a CDS encoding DUF962 domain-containing protein codes for MSEKKYKSFKEFYPYYLAEHSNTTCRTLHFIGTFIVFIFLGLSVYLQNANYLWGMPLAGYGFAWVGHAFFEKNKPATFTYPFYSLASDFVMFFDLLRGKEKFIPLNK; via the coding sequence ATGAGTGAAAAGAAATACAAAAGCTTTAAAGAATTTTATCCCTACTATTTAGCTGAGCATTCAAATACAACTTGTCGTACGCTTCACTTTATCGGAACTTTCATCGTATTTATTTTTCTTGGCCTTTCAGTCTATCTTCAAAATGCTAACTATTTATGGGGAATGCCTTTGGCTGGTTATGGTTTTGCTTGGGTTGGTCATGCTTTCTTTGAGAAAAATAAACCCGCCACTTTCACCTATCCTTTCTACAGCTTAGCATCTGATTTTGTCATGTTTTTTGACCTTCTAAGGGGAAAAGAAAAGTTTATTCCATTGAATAAATAA
- a CDS encoding TerC family protein gives MEIFLNSETWVALLTLTFLEIVLGIDNIIFISIVTNKLPKEQQPKARNIGLLLALVFRVGLLLGLSHIIGMTKPLFTVLEFEVSGRDLVLFIGGLFLIYKSTSEIHHKIEGEEHTEESSNGKKHSFNSIITQIVLLDIVFSFDSILTAIGLTEHVLIMITAVIISLFIMMAFSGKIADFINAHPSLQILALSFLILIGFMLVLDAFHNHVPKGYIYFAVAFSLGVEFLNMRFRKKNVRTQSK, from the coding sequence ATGGAAATTTTTCTGAACTCAGAAACATGGGTAGCCTTACTTACCCTTACTTTTTTAGAGATTGTTTTAGGGATAGACAATATTATTTTCATCTCAATTGTCACGAATAAACTACCAAAAGAACAACAACCGAAAGCAAGGAATATAGGATTATTACTAGCACTCGTTTTTAGGGTTGGATTGTTGCTTGGTCTCTCTCATATTATTGGAATGACAAAACCTTTGTTTACGGTTTTAGAGTTTGAGGTGAGTGGACGTGATTTGGTACTATTTATTGGAGGACTTTTTCTTATCTATAAATCCACCTCAGAGATCCATCATAAAATAGAAGGAGAAGAACATACCGAAGAATCTTCGAATGGAAAGAAACATAGTTTTAATAGCATCATTACTCAGATTGTATTGTTGGATATAGTCTTTTCTTTCGATAGTATTCTAACAGCAATTGGTTTGACTGAGCATGTTCTCATCATGATTACGGCTGTAATTATTTCATTATTTATCATGATGGCATTCTCTGGAAAAATAGCAGATTTTATCAATGCACATCCGAGTCTTCAGATATTAGCTTTATCATTTCTAATTCTGATTGGTTTCATGCTAGTGCTAGATGCATTCCATAATCATGTGCCAAAAGGATATATCTATTTTGCAGTTGCTTTTTCGCTTGGTGTAGAGTTCTTAAATATGAGATTTAGGAAAAAAAATGTTCGAACTCAGTCGAAGTAG
- a CDS encoding ribonucleotide-diphosphate reductase subunit beta, whose protein sequence is MNIFEKRTAYKPFEYPEILQFTEAINQTYWVHTEVNFDADVQEFNTVLNDKERSAITNALKAIAQVEVAVKTYWGNLYNHLPKPEFNGLGSTFAECEFRHSEAYSRLLDVIGVTDFEEFIQDPAISDRLSKLGEYISLGKAYTPREFAISMATFALLVENVSLFSQFAIVLSFTRFQGIMKNVANQIAWTSKDENVHAKAGIYIFNKVVEENPEIFDEDLKATIREVAHLSMETETRILDKIFEKGELDSIPKNRLVEFMKQRVNESFEEINLPALFEVDSEEVKQMRWFEEEVFGNSQDDFFAKRVVDYSKHDTAFSEDDLF, encoded by the coding sequence ATGAATATTTTTGAAAAAAGAACAGCGTATAAACCATTTGAATATCCAGAGATTCTTCAGTTCACGGAGGCAATCAATCAGACGTATTGGGTGCATACAGAAGTGAATTTTGATGCTGATGTACAGGAGTTTAATACTGTTTTGAATGACAAGGAGAGATCTGCGATCACAAATGCACTAAAGGCAATTGCACAGGTAGAGGTAGCTGTAAAAACGTATTGGGGTAACCTTTACAACCACTTGCCAAAGCCTGAGTTTAATGGTTTGGGTTCTACTTTTGCAGAATGTGAATTCCGCCATTCTGAAGCATACAGCCGTTTGCTTGATGTGATTGGTGTGACAGATTTTGAAGAATTTATTCAAGATCCTGCTATTTCTGATCGTTTGTCGAAACTAGGAGAGTATATCTCATTGGGGAAAGCATACACTCCTCGTGAGTTTGCAATCTCTATGGCTACTTTTGCTTTGTTGGTTGAGAATGTTTCACTTTTTAGCCAGTTTGCAATTGTACTTTCATTTACGCGTTTCCAAGGCATCATGAAAAATGTAGCCAACCAGATCGCGTGGACGTCAAAAGATGAAAATGTACATGCAAAGGCAGGAATCTATATTTTCAATAAAGTTGTAGAAGAAAATCCTGAGATTTTTGACGAGGATTTGAAAGCTACGATCAGAGAAGTAGCTCATTTGTCTATGGAAACTGAAACTCGAATTCTAGATAAAATTTTCGAGAAAGGAGAGTTAGACAGTATTCCAAAGAATCGTTTGGTTGAATTTATGAAGCAACGTGTAAATGAGTCTTTTGAAGAGATTAATTTACCAGCACTTTTTGAAGTAGACTCAGAAGAAGTAAAACAAATGCGTTGGTTTGAAGAGGAAGTTTTTGGTAATAGCCAAGACGATTTCTTCGCGAAACGTGTGGTTGATTACAGTAAGCATGATACTGCTTTTTCTGAAGACGATTTATTCTAG